A segment of the Pan paniscus chromosome 9, NHGRI_mPanPan1-v2.0_pri, whole genome shotgun sequence genome:
GGCTTAGTATGTGGGCCAAACTTCAAGTCCTACAGAGGTCTCCAGGCTCCCAAGCCCTGCTCTACCCCTGCCCCCAAAAGGCACGGGCACACTGTCTTCTGTGGTGCCTGCCACATTTCCAAGTAGAGAAAAAAGATCgggaaaaaaacaccaaaatacaCCTCCACAGACACGGGGATGCAAACAACTTTTCCTTACATTTTTCTGTTAATTTCCAATTTCTCTTAAGAAGTGTTTCATAAACCATTAAAAAAcaatgctggccgggcgcggtggctcacgcctgtaatcctagcactttgaggccgaggcgggtggatcacctgaggtcaggagttcgagaccagcctgatcaacatggcgaaaccccgtctctactaaaaatacaaatattagccaggcatggtggcacatgcctgtaatcctagctactcgggaggctgaggcaggagaatcacttgagcccgggaggcagaggttgcagtgagccgagatcacgccactgcacaccagcctgggcgacacagcgagactctgtctcaaaaacaaacaaaaaaacaatgctGGCAGCTGTCTGGTCTCTGCCCCTTTCACAGTTTGCACCCCAGCCTCAGCTCCTGGGCCTCATCCCCATCCTCCACTAAGCACAGCTTGGACTCCAGCTTGGCCTGGCATCCAAGGTTCTTCACAGCCCGCACTTGTCCCTTGGAGGGTTGCTGTGAGTAGAGCTGAGACTTCTTGGCAGTCCACTGCCAGGCAGGCAGTAGCTTGTTAACCATGCCGTCACCTCACAGCCCAATCGTGGCAGCCTGCTTTGGCCACACACACCTTCTTTGCATTGACCCATTGACCCCTATTTCCTGCAAGACTTTACGTTCCTGCCACTGAGGACCCGATCCCCATAGACCATCCACATCTTACAGGCAGGGCAGGCCAAGTTCATTCCATCCTTTCCCAGCTACTCTCCCCTCTTGCACCCAGGGCGCTTGCTCTCAGGAACATTTTTACTGGGAAATTTTTAACTTTCTCCAACTACCTTTTCTGTGGCTTCTTTCCGTCTTTGTCATGCCATCACTCCCCACTGTTTCCAGGCTTTGTCCCGGGGTGACACTGCATGCCCCAGCCCAGCATGATCACACCTGGGCAGCACGATCTCATCTGTTTCCCTGCTTCCTCCGCCCCTCCTTGGTGTTGTGTGTGCAGGTTTAATGAACCCTGAAGCACTTTTACAACCTGAACTCACTCAAGGTTGTTTATGTCTAAGTTTCTAAGTAGAAACCCGGCCTCCTTCCTTGGACCAATCCTGGGTTTCTCCAGAGCCCTTGGCTGAACCTCAGTAACAGAGCCCTGAGGCTGACCTTTCCCCACTGGCATTCCTCTTGCCAGGCCTTGAGGGACAGGGACAGTGCTGCTACAGCAGCAGAAATGAACGTGAGAGGGGGTGGGGCAAGCACAGCCCTGTCACAATGTGATGGAGTAAATGGCTTGCTTTCCCACCCCAGGTGTCTTAAGACAGGTGGGCAGGCCTTTCTCTCTCCGATTCTGCCACAGAGGCAAGTGCTTGCCATGGTTCAGAGGGCCAAGCCTTCCTGCTGTCTCTTCCATTTCAGGGCCTCTAGCACCTTGGAGACTGATGCCTTAGTCAGCCACTTCCTCTCCAAAACCTTAACAAAAGCTGACGGCAGGGAGCAGAAAGGGAGGGAGCACAGGAATGGAGCTGGCCTGGGGGAGAGAAGCGGAGGAGATAGCTAAGCTGTGGTTAAgtcatttattgattttatttctaaaacccACATAGCGCCACTTTGCTGCTTCCAGAGCTTCAAAGAGCTAATTAACCACCCAATGAGCCCACCAGGGAAACCAAGCTTGTGGGAGAAGCAATGAGGTGAAGCCAAGGTCAAAGAGGGTAGCCaggccccaggccctgcccccaTTCTGTCACTTAAGGACAAAGGCAAAAAAGATGTCCTCCTTTTGGTGAGCCGAAGTTTAGGGCTTGGCTGGGGAAACGCACTGAGCCTGCCTTGCTTCTGAGGGCTCCTCAAGCCTGGCAGACCCATAGCAAAGCACAGGCCTCTCTGGTCGGGGACCAGACACCCCAGTAAAACAGCAGTAGCCAGCCCTAGCTCACAGCTGGAAAGCAGCCCAGGCCAGTTGCTGGCCCCAGCAGCCAGGCGCTGGGGGAGCCTACTGTCCCTCAGCCGCCCTGAAGGAAGGAGAGGCAGGTGGAACCAGGGCAGCTCTAAGGCACCTCTGCCCAGGAGAGGACCTCACTACCTGGTGGAGACTCCACATGGATTTTTCTGGAACCCTAACAGTAACTACCCACTCACCGCCCAAGACATGGAAAAAAAGCAGAAGACCCTTTGAAAAGTGCTTGCAAAGCACAAGATGGGGCACTTTATCCtgtcccccccacccccgccaaagCCTAAAGCGCTGGCAGGCTGCAAGTCACcagcagagaaggaaaaaagccaCTTGGCGGTTTTAATTTTAGCTGCTCTGTGCCTGACAGGCAGGATTAGTTGGCTTGACCTTTAGTGTTGATGcctccccaggcccagggccttaGGTGGCAGCTTCCAGGCACAAATCACCACTGGAGCTCATCAAACGTGGAGGTCTGAGCCCCAGGAAAAAGCCTTCAAAGGACAGAGACTAGAAAGATGAGCAGTGAACAAGGAGGGGCAAAATTGGTTCTCAGCGATGTTAACTAGTCACCAAATGGGAGACTGTGGAGCCACCCACACACTGAGCTCCCACCACCAAAGCCACACACAGGAGGCAGGTGGTGGGCTTCCCTAATTAACCACCCAGTCTCACCCCCCGGGACCTGGTGCTGAACGAAAGTTAAGGCACCtttggtgctgctgctgctgctggtggtagAGGAAGtttatgtgaaaagaaaaactggGCGGGGcaggcattaaaaagaaaataaagaagcagaCCCAGAAAACCACACTGCTCTTTTATTCAATGGAACATCCCCGCTTTAGCGCAGTGTTGAATCTAACACCGAAAAAAGCCCAGAGAAATTTCTGCAGATAAACCAGTGAAGAGAACGCGCAGTATACATTATTGTCAACAGAATCACTCCATGGAGAGAGAAGcgggaggaaaaaggaaggagaatgaacaAGGGGCTCAAACCCCTACACACTGCAAAACATTCAGACATTTgggattaaaataaaacataaaaggaagCCTTCCAGGAAGGAGAGGACCAAATGGAATCTGAGGCAGCTCAGGTGATCAAGGAGCACAGGAAGAACTCCAGGCTGGCAGGCGAGCCCGAGGGAGCTCAGGCTGCCCACCCACTGCTGGCAGGAGCGCCAGGACGGATGGGAATCCCGGAACCTGGAGATGAACCTACCCTCGGCAACTTTACAAGACTCCCTTGACAAGGGTGGCAGAGATTAAAAAACCCCACGCTTTAAACAAACATCTTTGGGGGTGGCTATGGCACCTTGAAAAACCCACAACCAGCTTGACATGAATAGCCAAAGCCCTTGCCCAAAACCATTTGCTCCCCTCTCCTTGGTAAGGGAAGGAGAActggagagaagggaaaggaatctaATTGCAGCAGAAGACCGGGGAGAGCATCTCCTTGGACGGAGtctgaagaaaggaaaagataaagaagtaacaaaggaaaaagaaaaaaattaataaaaatttcacGATATGGAGCCAGCGTGTTCCGATTCCGTCCACAAAAATAACTCAGGCTGCTTTGCCGAACCATCCTGTCCACCAGGGGCGTTGCTGAGGCTGTCTGCCTGGAAGGGTCACCAATGGGCGCGGAAAGTCCTCACTCTCATGGCTCGGGCCATCGCCGCCGCGGGGAGGGATCCTGGCGGCCCGGTTTGGGGAGAGGCAAAGGGAGTTGggtgaggagagaaagaagacaaagaagacaCTCGATGCTACGGGGCGCCAGGAGAGCCCAAGCTGGCGCCCCTACTACCACCTGCCCGTTCCCAAGCGAATCCTCAGTCGCTTGGCCCAGCCcagtgcgtgcacacacacacatgcgtgcacacacaatCACATGCGTGCGTCCCAATGTCTGGCTCCATATGGTGAGGTTCGGCGTGTTTAAACGAGACCaattctctctctatataatatatattttcttaaaaaacaagtcTAGTTCTGTGGTGGAGGCGGTGGGGGAGCTGGAGGCATCCCGAAGGGCGGCATGCCCGCCACCCCCATGCCCATCATGGTGACAAAGTTAGAAGGGTccatgggaggcggaggaggagggGGCGGGGCATACATCATGCCGGCGGAACCAGGCGGTGGAGGCGGCGGAGGGGGAGGGGCCCCAGGCGGCAGAGGCGGCTGGACCCCGGGGGGCAGGGGCACCATAGTGGGGTTGCCTTGCATCTGAGGGGCTCCTGGAGAAGCTGCGGCAGCCGCCTGCTGCTGTTGCCATGGCGGGATGGACCCTGTGCCAGCGCTCGTGGTGGTAGTCGTCGTATCTGGGGTGGTAAAGAAGCCCAAGGTCACACGCGCGGGGGCACACCGCGGCTGTCTGCGGCTGCTGCCTTGGGATGGGGGCGAGGGGCGCCTGCTCCTTGCTTGGCATGCGGTACGGTGGTGGGGGGCGGGTGGGCGGGGCTGGTGATGGGGAGTGGAGGGGTGGGCAGGACTACCCTGGGGTCAGCCTCGAGGTCTCTGGGCTTAACAGAGTAAGCCCTTTGTCACCAATGCCCCTGGAAGGGCTGAGGGGAAGGTACCAGACACAAGAACAGCTCTGATGTCCCTCCGCCCAGCCGCCGCCACCACCGAACGGCACATTCAACCTCAAGGCCACAGCTGCTGTCTCCCCACTGCCCAGTCCCACCTCTGCAGTCTCTCACCCCAATCGCAGCCCTTGCCAGAGCAAGCATGCACCATCCCACTCGACCCATATGCACCAGGCTCAGTCCAGCCAGCCGCTCACTCAGCCTGCGAGGGTCTGGACTTCTGGCCCCCTACCTACAATAGCAGGCTCCCCTCCAGGCCCCCACGAACCTCTCCCCAGACACAACCACACCAAACATCAGCTCTCCTCTTCAAGATGCCCCTCCACCCCCTGGACCAGGAGGCCCTTTCTGTTTACAACCCCAGCAGAGCCCAGGGGCTCATCCCAAGACACCTGCCTGCTTGTGTGAGGCTCTATGGTTCCTGtcagccccacccccatcccacccacccccacaaGCCCAAAATATTCTACTCACTTTGCTGCCATGGCAAGGGGGTACTGGAAGCCATActgctgctgggcggagggggtggcggaggctgctgctgctgttgttgccaTGGGGGAAGAGGACcagagggagggggtgggggctgcccactgggaggcggcggcggcggcggcatcATGCCCATAGGTGGTGGCGGCATCATACCTGTGGACAGGTGGAGGCAAAGATGAGGCCTCAGGGAAAGGGGGGAACTTGGGCCAGAACCCCCACTCACCCAAGCCTAGGTGAAGACCCACAGCCAGCAGACAGCCATTACCTTTTCCTTGATGCAGGCGATAGACCCCAGAGCCCACAGGCGTACTTCCCAGGTACTGATCTTGATGGAAGGAAAGAGCAGGGACTTAGCAGGACATTGGAACTGGCCAGGGAAGCCACCCCTGTGATAACCTCAGTTGCTATCCTTACGCGAGTTCTGAAAACCATGCCTGTAAAAGGCAGGTCTGTGCTTACCCAACACAGAATCACTCCCTGAACcagaatggagtcttgctccttcCAGAGCCATAACCCTGGCAAGCCAGGCAGACCCAGCACATTGCCCAGCCACTTGAGAGCTGCTTCTAGCCAACAGCGACCTGACGTAACCCCTTGCTTATCCCAAAGCCCCCAAGGTTTCTGGTCTGACACTTACTTACCCATTGGAGGAGGGCCATGGTGCCCAGGAGGGTGGGGGCCCTGGTTCatcggtggtggtggtggctgcatCCAAGGGGGTGGGGGTCCATTGGGGTTGTGCTGCATGGGATGTCCACCATGCCCACCTGTCAGGCTGGGTAATGGGTGTGGGAAGCTGTGGGGGCCACCTCCGGGCCCACCAGGACCACCTCCGTGCATGCCATGGTAGGGCCGACTCTCTGAAGGGCCAGAATTCATCCAGGGTGGGCGGCTCTGGGTGGTAGACATGAGAGACTACGTGAGAGCATTTCCTGCCAACGTCCCTGCCTGCGCCCCCTAGTGGCAACATTGTTCTTCGGGTTATGACACAGGACCAGAACACAAGAACAAGGTCTTCCCAAAGTGAGAAGTCCCCAAACTGGCCTGAGATCCCGGAAGAACAATGTTGCCATCCACATCCATTGTCTGCTCTACCCAAACCACGTGGCCATAGCTCCCAGTCTCTGCAGTAGAGAATGGGGAAGCCAGACCAAGAGAGCCAGCCCCCAGGCTCACCGGTGGAGGTGGGTTGTTGGCAGGAGCAGCAGGACGAGGTGCGCTGGCcaggggtgtggtggcaggcccagAGGTGGAGCCCACAGATGCTGGGACAGGTGCTTCACCCAGTTCAGCCATGAGGGACAAATATTCTTTATCCATCCGTGCTTTATCCTGAGCTGACTGAGGATCACCAGGCCTGAAGTGGGGTGGGGGACACAaacagagaaaggggaaaaacTTGTTAAGAAGGAAGCTTTTATCCTGAGGAACCAACATATGGAAAGTTTTGAAGAATTCAATCACCAGATCATCACACATCTTTCTAACCCCTTACTGGGCATGGCTCTCAACAGTCTCATCAGATCTTCAGTTTCGTGCCCAGTTCTGCATCTGGGATCACCAGAGTAGAGGGGCCCTGGGCGAAGAGCACAGGAGACCCTGAGCACCGATGAAGCACAGGTTCTCTCAAGTCAATTTCGTCAAACTTCATTCCCAGTTTGAGAAAAGGAAAATCTATGCAAGACTGGCACAACTGCCAGAACGAACTTCCTAAACAAAACCTTACATATTCGCCAGCCAGTCAGAAAGTGTTGATATCGAGTGCTGACTTGCAACTGGTCAGAAATCTGTAGAGATTGCTTAGTCTTCTTGAACCAATTCTGAACAGCAAAAGCAGTGAATTTCCTATTGAGTCCCAGTGAAAACATACCCAAAATGGAAACTTCCAGTTTTCTTGGGCTCAAGACAAACAAACAGGGGTATCTGTACAGCCTATTTCTAATCATCCTGGGCTTTAAATCACACCATTACAGACCACACTAACAGAAAGGATGTTTCTCTTGGTAAGATTAACAGCAACCAATGAATGTGCCAGAAAAGTTGTCCTGCACATCGCAGGCTACCAGGAAACCGCAAGAGCCAGCCCCTCACCTTTGGAATTTACAGTCTGAAGCAATgtggccagcccctccacactTGGTACACACTGTGGTGTTGGTAATGCTGCGGGTCTCTGAGCTCTGCCAGGGTCTTAAGATCCTATTGAAGGAAAAAGAGGTCAATGCAAGGGAACAATCTCTACTTCCATAGGTTCTTCAGGTCTCTACACTCTCCTTTAAACTGATCACATACCTGTTATCGTCTTCCCGAAGGGTCCCATTTAAGCGAGCCAACTCCCGAAGCTGCATCTTCCGTAGATCATTCTGGTCCTCTGGGGTCTCGATACCCTGCTTCAGGATGTTTCTTATCTAGTGAAAATGCAATGGACAGTTAAGTGCTTAGGGCCTCCACCTAGGTTTCTGCCAGGAGGCTTCCTTTCTGGGCTCACCGCTCACCTGTTCCACTGCCTTTTTGACGTTCTCCATTGTATTGGCAGTAACCAGGGCATGAAGTGGCTCATCTTCTCCTGGCAACATCTGGCCATCTTTGCGCCCAACCTTCCCTTCTTTCACAGACCCTTTCCCCCGGATCATAATCTTGGCATTGCACTCCTTCTCTATGTTCTTCAGGGTGTTCCCTCTAGAGAGAGGCAGAAATGACTAAGTTTATACCTGACAAATTCACACTCGAGAGAGAAGAGAGGCTGGACCAATTTGGCATTGGTGGGAAACCACAAGCACAGAGAATTGGATTTCCCACCAAGAGCTCCATGAACTCTATATTATGGTCAGCCACAGTAAACCTGAGGATCTGACTTCTCCGCACTAGTGGGGAAGTTAAGACACCTTCTCACAGAAAGGCATTAATTCAGCCAAAATGAAATGTCCTACCAAAAACGGGAAAAGTAAGCCAACAGTACCCAAGTAGGCACAAAACGGACACATCTCGCAGGCTCTAAAGGAATTCTATATCCTATAGACCAGCAGTTACTCACCTGGGCCCGATGAGCAGCCCCACAAAGTTGATTTCTGGGTATTCATCTTGTGGAATCATGACTTTATCACTCACACGTGTTGCTGGAGGTCTAAGAAAGAAAAGCCTGTGTCACCGCACATTTCTGGAGAATGACACAGCCAGCGGCTTTTCTAAAACCAAATATTGGTACCAAGTGCTAATTATGGGTGACTTGAGGCAAGAGGTGAGTAGTACCAATACTGTCCCATCCCAGCAGGTCACCCATGATCTGCATGTGTCTTCATCCCAGATGACCGAGCCCCTCCGCTTACTTGTAATCTGCAGGTGGCTTGAAATCCGGATTGAGTGCAACCATCTCTGTGATGAGGTTGTGCCGCTCCTCTTCCAGCTTTTTGCGGGTGCGGAACTCTCGGGTGTTAAGCCGCTTCCCCTCGCTATTGTAGATGGGCTCAGGGGAAGGGGACCTGTGGGAAACAGACTCCCGTTTACTATTCTGCCCCGACTTCTCTCATTCCCACACGGACTATAACAAGTCTTTCCCAGCCCCTCTGCCTCTCAGACCCTAATACAACACTCTTCGGAGGAACCGACCATAACGTGTGCTACTCAAGATCGTGTGGAATGGGGAGATGGAAGCTGGCTTAACATTAGGGGTCTGGGGTgtgtgagaaaggaaaaaaataaaagattttgcaTCTAGAAGTGATGAgaagaaaaaatgtctattctttGGGGAAAATCTTTGGACTGTAAGTGGCAAGGACAGTATCATCCCCTGGAGTCTTCTTGCCAAATATggattttcttccatttgaaaaaaaattacatatccCAACTTTATGAACCACAGAAACCCCAAGTTTAGGCAAAAGGTTAACTCTTGGAGAGCTCATGCCCTATGAGGAAAAGCTTCTGTACCCCTAACACATAGTATGTATGAGCTCTTTAACCCAATGCAACTGGGACTGAAGGCTACTGCAGCTACTTGGCCCCCACAATGGAGAGAGATGGTTCGCTTCGTCTTTGCTTTTCCTTCAATGGCCTGGCTGGCTGTTTCCAAGGCCCAGGAGACAACCTGTTTTCTGGCTGTTCGAGGTTGGGGAGTCTGGGTAGAGAAAAACGTTAAAGTGCTAAAGCAGCTTCTGCGAGAGGCTGCAAATGCAGATTTGGTCATACTTGTCTAGGGTCTGAACCTGCAAACAGCAAGGGGAAAACCTATGATTCTCCACCAGAGTTTACAAGTCCAGAAAGcagattttctctctctcatttttttaagGAGTAAAATGCTGTTGCTACaagtaaaaaaatataatgataaaatggtcAGTTTACCACAGCTGGATTTTGCGGTAATAAAAAAGAGAGGTTACACTCCTAGAATTTTGAGTTAAGATTACAAAAAGGACCATAGCTTGATATTCTGAATGAAAATTTAGTAGCAGCTGCAAGAAGGGAAGAGACCATGTGGATCAGGTTATTAAAAAAACATACTGAAAGTAATCAAGACTCCTATACCCTTGGTTTAGTTGAGAGAACCTTGCCTAGTTGGAGAGCAAGGACTGAACTCGGCTGCTCCCACTGTCTTCAGCCTAAAGGGAACCATGTCACACCACGTTACACACACGATGGAATAAAAGGTCAGGTTTGTTCATGGCTAATGACGGCTAAATGACACCTCCGTTTCTAGCATTTGTATAAACTGTTAGCACAATCCATTAAGAGTGAACAAAAGCAAACATACCCCAGCTCATTAGACTACCATCTTATACATTTAAGTCTACGAGAAAagttttaaacatgtttttactGTGCAAGTTAAGCAgtatcaaaataacaataaagtgGCTTAAGTGATATAACACCTTTTTAAGAAATTATCTTAATTAAGAAAACCCATGCATTTCCCTCCAACCTGGGCTCAAAAGCAAAACCAATCAGGCATTAGGGCCTCTTTCAAAACTGAATACAAGGGAGGAGAAACCCTGCTCTGGTTTTATTTCTAACATGCTTGACATTTCTAATTCCCACCCCACAGCTGTCTGGAATTAAGCATTCTTAGCTAGTTACAAAAACAAGTCTTACCAGCACCCAATTGGCCATGTGAAGGCCTCACAACAGTTTAACATCCTCCCAAATTGCAGAAGTGAAAGGCAAAAGCTAGTATTCTAGAGGTTAGACTGGCCCGACTTCTTCACCTCCAATAGGCATCGGCTAGATCAACTAAATTCTAATCCCAGTTATCCAGGAAGCAAAGAAGGTTTGTTAAAAATTCAACCTTTGGAGGAATTGACTGGTGACCTGTAGACATATTATTAAAGGGAAAAAGGCCAAAAAGGCACTAAACAGTTGTGGTCTATGACCtacaatgtaaattaaaaaaaaaaaaaaaaatcttcaaaaagaaACGAAACACAACACAACCCTACAACCAAAATCTATCTATAGGTAAAATATAGCAAATGTAGTAAGTCAAATTAAAGAGTCAATATGGAGAAACGAGGAAGTTAATGTTTCCTGGCAAAGGGCGGAAGAAAGATGCATGAGTGAGTGACTTCTAAAGCCATTACATCATCTTCCTGATTTAATAAGCTATTAACTGggtaacaaaaaccaaaaacactacTTTTTAAAGCAAAGTCTTTTCAACTATGCTGTATGTACTAAGAGAAAATTCAGTGAGAGGGAGAGACTTACTGCCCTTCTAATTAAATGACCAATTTTAGCTGTTCAATCAGCTAATAAAATTCCAGTTTAAAAAAGTTCATCTCCCccacacaatttatttttctgaggtgAGAGAAACTGCAAACTGAAATGACATGACCACAGCTGTTTGAGGCCCACGCtccctttaaggaaaaaaaaaagtaatttagggTTGGTTGCATGCCTTCCCAAAATAGGTGAGAATATTCTGGCCCCTCCCAACACCCCCAAGGCAATGGCCAAGGCTGAAAGTTAACTGGCAGTGAAGGAAGTTGGTTAGAAATCTCATCTGATTTTGAAACCATCTCAAAACCATGAGCAGGAAGACTGCAGCAATGAGCTGACCAGAGCTCCTGGCTTGCTCAAGTTCAGTgatgctcaaaaatatttttagtccCTGCACCGTGTACCTGTGAGAAAAACTCTATGCCCTGGGCTTTTGGCCAAAGCAGGTACTGAAAAGGCAGGTTAACGGGCCACCTCACTGTCCCCTAAGGGTGTGTAAATCAGGTTAAGATCTACATGCTTACCAATTGGAAACCAGTTGTCCATTTTCCTGTAACTTTTTATTCTCCcaacatttttaagttttattccaATTTTCTAACTGTTGACTGACCATACATATTTCTAATTAAACCTTAATCCCCAGAGTGGTCAGGGTACAGTCGTCATACTAGGATTTTATTGAACTGACACAATATGTTGCCACCAGTAAAACGTATTGAGAAAAAGGTAAAAGCGTTACTGTCAGCTGGTTAAAACTGTTTCCCAACCTGTCCTCAGGGTTAGGGGGGATGCCCAGGTCTCCTGTGCGCAGTTTACGAGTCAGGTCTTCTATCTGCAGTTGCACTGGAAGAAACCaggttaggaaagaaaaaaaaggatggaaaaaagacAATGTTACCAATAAACATCTCAAATCTCAACAACAAGCATGAAGAACTCGGAGACTTTGAAAGGGACGACTGATCAGTGAACACATTGAAGCAAAAACCCCCAACCACCTATCGGCAGGAGTCCTTTTACATCTATAGGTTTTTTTCACTTCAAAATGGTTATCACTTAAGGAAGCAAACAGTTTGTTGGAAGAGGGGTTAGCAATAAAGACTGTTCACTAAGGCTAACATCCAAGCAATTATTAGGAGGTGTTTCACCTCTTCCTCCCCACCAAGGCTTGCTTACCATTGGTACCCAGAACCATAAACCGTGTTACGTCACCAATACCCGACTCCCATCAAATTACTTGAGGGCAAGAATTgagttttttcttcattaaatgttaAACATAGCCCAAAATGAGACCCAATTAACATGGGACAAGGAAAAATACCAATTGAGCAAAGATCACTttcattaatacatttaaaattccttaaataagacatttaataacaaaattcaacaccttaTAGAAATTTGTACATACTCTTTCTGTACAACCAGACCTGTACTAGTAAGGGTCTCCCAATACCTGCAGCTTTTATtcaattatatgaaatatttattcaaatattaaatgACAAACCACATATCTTAATAAACCAGTAACCATAAAGTGCTAAGAATTTGTTTTCAGGCTCACTGTTCATATGGGGAGCAGGCGTGTAGAAGAATGGAATGTGTGTTCAAAGACAATGTACTTGGCCCTCGGGCCTTGACCAATGAGGCTGTGCATGAAAAAGAGAGATGAGGGTTTCACAAAAGTTGCCAGTGACGCCAGGGAAATGTTACACAGCTGATTTTCCAAGATAATGGGAACTGCAGAGCCAGAGCAGCTTTCTTCAACATGCAGAATAACCACCTGTTCCTTACCTTCGCAGCATCTGAGAATTTTCAGCAGGCATCTCCAATAAGGGCAAATGTTACTAGGTTGGGTTAAAACTGAGCTGGCTCCAAGATAGGATTAATGCGTGTCTAACCAAAGATTCCTTCTAACTTTAAATACATCCACAGGGCTATACCACACCCACACACTGAAACCCTGAAGAAATGAAAACCCATTATTATCGAAAGAAaatactggccgggcacagtggctcacacctgtaatcccagtactttgggaggccaaggcaggcagatcatgaggacaagagatggagaccatcctggccaacatggtgaaaccccgtctctactaaaaatacaaaaaaaattagctgggcatggtggcgtgcgcctgtagtcccagctacttgggaggctgaggtgggagaatcacttgaacccgggagacgcaggttgcagtgagccgagatcgcaccactacactccagcctggcgacacagcaagactcagtctctcaaaaaaaaaaaaaaaaaaaaaaaaaagatattgaggGCATCCTGGACAAAGCAGTATGTACCGTGGGAGACAGAAAAGTAGTAAGACACATGGTTCCCCCCCAAGCTCCTTTATGCCTAAAAAGTTCTGACTTTGCAGTTGAGTATTAAGCTCAACAACTCGAGGTGAAAGTCACCTTCACTGAGGGGAGAAGGTGAGTCTTCCTAGCTGACTATGGAGATGTGGGGCCTGATCTAAATAAAAAGGGTCATTCTCTTCTGTGGAGAACTACACCTCTCCTTTGATTCTATTTTGATTATAGCTATAAATAGCCCTTAGGGCCCAGTGAACTAACTAGCCctccacagaaacagaaatggAGAGATATAAAGAATTTGTGCTCTTCCCATCTTCTAAGTATGCTTGTGTTCTTGGGATATCACTCCACTAGGGGCATTTCACAAAGATGTAAAGACCCAGACTAGTCTAATATGAGAC
Coding sequences within it:
- the SF1 gene encoding splicing factor 1 isoform X3, with translation MATGANATPLGKLGPPGLPPLPGPKGGFEPGPPPAPGPGAGLLAPGPPPPPPPPVGSMGALTAAFPFAALPPPPPPPPPPPPQQPPPPPPPPSPGASYPPPQPLPPPPLYQRVSPPQPLPPQPPRKDQQPGPAGGGGDFPSKKRKRSRWNQDTMEQKTVIPGMPTVIPPGLTREQERAYIVQLQIEDLTRKLRTGDLGIPPNPEDRSPSPEPIYNSEGKRLNTREFRTRKKLEEERHNLITEMVALNPDFKPPADYKPPATRVSDKVMIPQDEYPEINFVGLLIGPRGNTLKNIEKECNAKIMIRGKGSVKEGKVGRKDGQMLPGEDEPLHALVTANTMENVKKAVEQIRNILKQGIETPEDQNDLRKMQLRELARLNGTLREDDNRILRPWQSSETRSITNTTVCTKCGGAGHIASDCKFQRPGDPQSAQDKARMDKEYLSLMAELGEAPVPASVGSTSGPATTPLASAPRPAAPANNPPPPSLMSTTQSRPPWMNSGPSESRPYHGMHGGGPGGPGGGPHSFPHPLPSLTGGHGGHPMQHNPNGPPPPWMQPPPPPMNQGPHPPGHHGPPPMDQYLGSTPVGSGVYRLHQGKGMMPPPPMGMMPPPPPPPSGQPPPPPSGPLPPWQQQQQQPPPPPPPSSSMASSTPLPWQQRSLPAAAMARAMRVRTFRAHW
- the SF1 gene encoding splicing factor 1 isoform X11, translating into MATGANATPLDFPSKKRKRSRWNQDTMEQKTVIPGMPTVIPPGLTREQERAYIVQLQIEDLTRKLRTGDLGIPPNPEDRSPSPEPIYNSEGKRLNTREFRTRKKLEEERHNLITEMVALNPDFKPPADYKPPATRVSDKVMIPQDEYPEINFVGLLIGPRGNTLKNIEKECNAKIMIRGKGSVKEGKVGRKDGQMLPGEDEPLHALVTANTMENVKKAVEQIRNILKQGIETPEDQNDLRKMQLRELARLNGTLREDDNRILRPWQSSETRSITNTTVCTKCGGAGHIASDCKFQRPGDPQSAQDKARMDKEYLSLMAELGEAPVPASVGSTSGPATTPLASAPRPAAPANNPPPPSLMSTTQSRPPWMNSGPSESRPYHGMHGGGPGGPGGGPHSFPHPLPSLTGGHGGHPMQHNPNGPPPPWMQPPPPPMNQGPHPPGHHGPPPMDQYLGSTPVGSGVYRLHQGKGMMPPPPMGMMPPPPPPPSGQPPPPPSGPLPPWQQQQQQPPPPPPPSSSMASSTPLPWQQRSLPAAAMARAMRVRTFRAHW
- the SF1 gene encoding splicing factor 1 isoform X14; this translates as MVALNPDFKPPADYKPPATRVSDKVMIPQDEYPEINFVGLLIGPRGNTLKNIEKECNAKIMIRGKGSVKEGKVGRKDGQMLPGEDEPLHALVTANTMENVKKAVEQIRNILKQGIETPEDQNDLRKMQLRELARLNGTLREDDNRILRPWQSSETRSITNTTVCTKCGGAGHIASDCKFQRPGDPQSAQDKARMDKEYLSLMAELGEAPVPASVGSTSGPATTPLASAPRPAAPANNPPPPSLMSTTQSRPPWMNSGPSESRPYHGMHGGGPGGPGGGPHSFPHPLPSLTGGHGGHPMQHNPNGPPPPWMQPPPPPMNQGPHPPGHHGPPPMDQYLGSTPVGSGVYRLHQGKGMMPPPPMGMMPPPPPPPSGQPPPPPSGPLPPWQQQQQQPPPPPPPSSSMASSTPLPWQQRSLPAAAMARAMRVRTFRAHW